A DNA window from Onychostoma macrolepis isolate SWU-2019 chromosome 13, ASM1243209v1, whole genome shotgun sequence contains the following coding sequences:
- the sgpp1b gene encoding sphingosine-1-phosphate phosphatase 1 isoform X2 has translation MAGGLKAGFVRLMQYLQDPQHVARFQRLCGVRGTEPRDRLLNGVPSTRHGDVQNGGGDATRRRTAGAESDREKRNNCVANGAAGENVNGQARDKDGVEAQGSAVKPLRRNSLTGDVGQEFIIDNKFLYYLFTLGTELGNELFYISFFPFFMWNVDAYVSRRLVVVWVWVMYLGQCTKDVIRWPRPASPPVVKVEMFYNSEYSMPSTHAMSSTAIPLSLFLLTYGRWEDIIAGFLYSLLIMVVFSPALDIIDTFNRTHPYAPLIIISLHVGLGLFSFTLDTWSTSRGDTAQILGSGAGIALASHINYHLGLLPDPPASMFPLQPPSFTLSLIGLCLLRFLLGVIILLATRAVMKALTIPLICWLFGIPRGDVRKARQHMEVELPYRYIVYGTVGLNSLFLVPFLFARVGLL, from the exons ATGGCAGGCGGGTTGAAAGCGGGATTCGTACGTCTCATGCAATATTTGCAGGACCCTCAACACGTCGCGCGCTTCCAACGGCTGTGCGGGGTGCGCGGGACCGAACCGCGTGACAGACTCCTTAACGGGGTGCCAAGCACTCGCCACGGGGATGTTCAGAACGGAGGCGGGGATGCCACCCGCCGTAGAACAGCGGGAGCAGAGAGCGACAGGGAGAAACGCAATAACTGCGTGGCGAACGGGGCTGCGGGAGAAAACGTCAACGGGCAGGCGCGGGATAAAGACGGGGTCGAGGCTCAAGGATCCGCGGTGAAGCCGTTGCGCAGAAACTCTCTCACCGGAGACGTCGGGCAGGAGTTCATCATCGACAATAAGTTTCTTTACTACCTGTTCACGCTTGGTACCGAGCTTGGGAACGAGCTGTTCTACATCTCATTCTTCCCGTTCTTCATGTGGAACGTGGACGCGTATGTGAGCCGCCGGTTAGTCGTGGTGTGGGTGTGGGTCATGTATCTTGGCCAGTGCACGAAAGATGTGATCCGCTGGCCGAGACCTGCTTCGCCTCCGGTGGTCAAGGTGGAGATGTTCTACAACTCCGAGTACAGCATGCCCTCCACGCATGCCATGTCCAGTACCGCAATACCCTTGAGCCTGTTCCTGCTGACCTACGGTCGATGGGAG GACATTATTGCTGGTTTTCTGTACAGCTTGCTGATCATGGTGGTCTTCAGTCCTGCTCTGGACATCATCGACACCTTTAACCGCACACATCCCTACGCCCCGCTCATCATCATCTCACTTCATGTGGGACTAGGCCTCTTCTCCTTCACCTTGGACACCTGGAGCACCTCACGCGGCGACACCGCCCAAATCCTGGGCTCTGGCGCTGGTATCGCCTTGGCATCCCACATCAACTACCACCTGGGCCTTTTGCCAGACCCACCTGCATCCATGTTTCCTCTTCAACCCCCATCTTTCACCCTCAGCCTGATCGGACTCTGTCTACTCCGCTTTCTCCTCGGTGTCATCATTCTCCTGGCTACCAGAGCCGTAATGAAGGCTCTCACCATCCCGCTCATCTGCTGGCTCTTTGGGATTCCCCGCGGCGATGTCCGGAAGGCCAGGCAGCACATGGAGGTGGAGCTGCCGTATCGTTATATCGTCTATGGAACCGTGGGGTTAAATTCGCTTTTCCTTGTGCCTTTCCTGTTTGCACGTGTGGGACTGTTGTGA
- the sgpp1b gene encoding sphingosine-1-phosphate phosphatase 1 isoform X1: protein MAGGLKAGFVRLMQYLQDPQHVARFQRLCGVRGTEPRDRLLNGVPSTRHGDVQNGGGDATRRRTAGAESDREKRNNCVANGAAGENVNGQARDKDGVEAQGSAVKPLRRNSLTGDVGQEFIIDNKFLYYLFTLGTELGNELFYISFFPFFMWNVDAYVSRRLVVVWVWVMYLGQCTKDVIRWPRPASPPVVKVEMFYNSEYSMPSTHAMSSTAIPLSLFLLTYGRWEYPLLLGLSLAISWCVLVCLSRIYMGMHSILDIIAGFLYSLLIMVVFSPALDIIDTFNRTHPYAPLIIISLHVGLGLFSFTLDTWSTSRGDTAQILGSGAGIALASHINYHLGLLPDPPASMFPLQPPSFTLSLIGLCLLRFLLGVIILLATRAVMKALTIPLICWLFGIPRGDVRKARQHMEVELPYRYIVYGTVGLNSLFLVPFLFARVGLL from the exons ATGGCAGGCGGGTTGAAAGCGGGATTCGTACGTCTCATGCAATATTTGCAGGACCCTCAACACGTCGCGCGCTTCCAACGGCTGTGCGGGGTGCGCGGGACCGAACCGCGTGACAGACTCCTTAACGGGGTGCCAAGCACTCGCCACGGGGATGTTCAGAACGGAGGCGGGGATGCCACCCGCCGTAGAACAGCGGGAGCAGAGAGCGACAGGGAGAAACGCAATAACTGCGTGGCGAACGGGGCTGCGGGAGAAAACGTCAACGGGCAGGCGCGGGATAAAGACGGGGTCGAGGCTCAAGGATCCGCGGTGAAGCCGTTGCGCAGAAACTCTCTCACCGGAGACGTCGGGCAGGAGTTCATCATCGACAATAAGTTTCTTTACTACCTGTTCACGCTTGGTACCGAGCTTGGGAACGAGCTGTTCTACATCTCATTCTTCCCGTTCTTCATGTGGAACGTGGACGCGTATGTGAGCCGCCGGTTAGTCGTGGTGTGGGTGTGGGTCATGTATCTTGGCCAGTGCACGAAAGATGTGATCCGCTGGCCGAGACCTGCTTCGCCTCCGGTGGTCAAGGTGGAGATGTTCTACAACTCCGAGTACAGCATGCCCTCCACGCATGCCATGTCCAGTACCGCAATACCCTTGAGCCTGTTCCTGCTGACCTACGGTCGATGGGAG TATCCTCTGCTACTGGGTCTCTCTCTAGCCATCAGCTGGTGTGTCCTGGTGTGTTTGAGCCGCATATATATGGGCATGCACTCCATACTG GACATTATTGCTGGTTTTCTGTACAGCTTGCTGATCATGGTGGTCTTCAGTCCTGCTCTGGACATCATCGACACCTTTAACCGCACACATCCCTACGCCCCGCTCATCATCATCTCACTTCATGTGGGACTAGGCCTCTTCTCCTTCACCTTGGACACCTGGAGCACCTCACGCGGCGACACCGCCCAAATCCTGGGCTCTGGCGCTGGTATCGCCTTGGCATCCCACATCAACTACCACCTGGGCCTTTTGCCAGACCCACCTGCATCCATGTTTCCTCTTCAACCCCCATCTTTCACCCTCAGCCTGATCGGACTCTGTCTACTCCGCTTTCTCCTCGGTGTCATCATTCTCCTGGCTACCAGAGCCGTAATGAAGGCTCTCACCATCCCGCTCATCTGCTGGCTCTTTGGGATTCCCCGCGGCGATGTCCGGAAGGCCAGGCAGCACATGGAGGTGGAGCTGCCGTATCGTTATATCGTCTATGGAACCGTGGGGTTAAATTCGCTTTTCCTTGTGCCTTTCCTGTTTGCACGTGTGGGACTGTTGTGA